The sequence ATTGATCCTCCAAGATCTGCCGCGGTTTAAGGCGCGCTGGCGATTTCCGACATCAGCGCTTCCCATTTGCGCCGGTTTGCCTGGCTAGTTGCGCCTTCCCAATTACCGACCGCTGCTGCGACGAGCTTTTTCTCGGGCAGAATAGAGATTGCTTGACCGAAAATTCCCTGCGCGCCGTAATTATCGCCGGGATAGGTCCACCACTGATAGCCATAACCATAGCCGCTATCACCAAACTTCACCTGATCATCGCCAGCCTTGGCAAACCAACCCTCTGGCACAATTTCGCCGCCGCCCTCAAGCGCGAACTGCCCCATACGGGCATAGTCGGACAGCTTGAGCGAAAGACAGCATCCGCCAATGTTGCGGCCCGATGGCTCGGTCATCCAGAACATATCGCCCTCGAACCCGGCGGGATCGACGATTTTTGACTTGGAGTATTCGGCCAAGCTCATCCCAACGGCCCGTTCGACGATTACACCCAGCAAGTTCGTCTCACCGGTTTTGTAAGTGAAGCCCTCGCCTGCCGGATAAGCGCGCGGCAACTCCTTGAGCTGATTGACGATAGCATCTTCGCCCGGCTTCGCAGTGAAAACGAATTCACCCATTCTGGCGACATCGCTCTTGGGATCGCCATAATCTTCGTTCCATTGGACGCCCGAGGTCATGGTCGCGACCTGTTCGATCGTCACACCGTCATAGGCGCTGCCAGCCAACTCAGGGACGTATTTAACGACGTTTTCCTGCAGGCTCGCAATCTTGCCGTCTTTCACAGCCGCGCCCAGTAGCGTGGAGGTAAAGCTCTTCGCGACAGAGAAGCTAGTCCAGCGCTGGTCCTTGTCAAAACCAAGCCCGTAAGCCGAGTGGCGCAACTTACCATCTTCCAGGATCATCACACCGGAAGAATTGGTCTCTTTGATGAAGTCAGTGACTTTCTGCTGCAACGCGGCGCTTAGCGGCGCACCTTGCGGAAGCTCTCGCACAGTCGCAGCAGCTGGCACTTCATGTCCAGCGAACCATGCCTCCATATCGCGGAAACGGGCGGATCGTTGCGCGTCGTTCCAGAACAGCACCTGAAGATCAGCGGGATCGCGCTCGGTCACGGGCTCGGTCAGGACGACAGTATCGACCGGCAACCGCTCCGTCGCGCCAGGCGGCTTATCGCTCATCCCCACAGATGCACATCCGGCAAGCAACATGCAGGCAAAAGCGGCAGACAGGGACTTCTTCATGAGGCTATTCCTTGATCAGGGTCACTTGATGGACATCGATTCCGCCGCCGCGAAACCCGCCCTCGCAATAGGTCAGATAATACCGCCAAAGCCGGATGAACTTCTCATCGAAGCCGGCTGGCAAGCGCCCTTCACCGACTGCCAATTCGAATTTCTCGCGCCAGATGCGGAGCGTTTCAGCATAATGAACGCCAAAGTCCGTCTGATCCGACCAGCGCAGGCCACGCGCCTCGGCTAGCTCGCGGAATTCAGAGTTGCGGATCAACAGTCCGCCCGGGAATACATAGGCCTGAATGAAGTCCGCGCTCGACGCGTAGACATCGAACAGATCGTCGCGGAAGGAAATATGCTGGATTGCCGCGCGTCCGCCGGGCTTTAGGCAACGTGCGATTGTGTCCATGAAAGTCGGCCAATATTCGCGGCCCAGCGCCTCGACCATCTCGCTGCTGGCAATAGCGTCGAACTGGCCGGTGACATCGCGGTAATCTTGCTTGCGGTAGTCGATTGCTCCGTCACCGGAGGCCCGGTGGTCTCGCGCAAAAGCCAATTGCTCGTCGGACAAGCTGATCGCAGTGACATCGGCGCCGTAATCATCCGCCAGATGCGCCGCCAATGTGCCCCACCCGCAGCCAATTTCGAGCACCTTGTCGCCCCTCTTGATCTGCAAACGGTCAGCAAGCGCTGCGATCTTGGCAAGCTGCGAGGCATCGAGACTGGTATTCTCATCCGCGAACATACCGCTGGAATAGGCCATCGTGTCGCCCAGCCACTCACCGTAGAAATCGTTGCCGAGATCGTAATGGGCGTTGATGTTGCGTTCAGAGCCAGAATGCGTGTTGCGGTTGAGCCAATGGGCGAAGCGCATTCCCGCCCGCCAGAAACCTTTTGCCCGCCCTGCATCGCCGAGCGATGCGGCGTTGGCGTTGAACACTGCGAATACGGGAACGAGGTCAGGCGTTTCCCACTCGCCCGCTTCCCACGCCTGAAACCAGCCCACTGAACCAGCAGTCGCAAGCCGCAACAACCCGCGCCAATCGTTCAGTGTAATCTCTGCATCAAAACCCGGCGCACGTCCGCCCAGCAACCGCGTTTCGCCATTGGGCAAGTGACCAAGGATCGAGCCTGTTTCCAGACCTGCATCAATCCGGTCGAGCAATTTATGAAATCCAGGAGCGAGAATGCGAGCTATCATGCCCGGCGCAAAGTGAAACTTGCGCCCGCCTTTGATGAGCTCACCGCCCCTGCTTACTCCTTGTGCGGTCATGGACACATCTATGGCGCGGCTAGGTATTTGGAGCAAGGGTAGGCGGGCATTGAGCCCCAAGTTGTGCCGAAAACCGTCCTTTGTTACCCTGTTCCGGTCAAGGAGGGGCATTTATGGAAAATCCAATTGTTCGCAGAATAGTCGGCGTACTCGCTGGGATCGTAGTAGGTTTCATCGTGGTGGCCGTGGTCGAGAGTATCGGTCACACGGTATTCCCTCCACCCGCCGATCTGGATTTGAGTAAGCCGGATGATTTGGCACGGCTGATGAAAGCCATCCCGCTCGCCGCAAAAATTGCTGTTGTGGTGGCGTGGTTCCTGGGCGCGTTTGCCGGTGCAGCAACGGCAATGTGGGTGGCAAAAGAGGCCCTACCGGGTTGGATCGTTACAGCTCTGCTGATTGCCGCAGGCCTATGGACAACGCAATTGTTCCCGCACCCCGTATGGATGGTGGTTGCCGCGATTGCACTGCCAGTGCTGGCGGCATTGTTCGCAAAGCGACTTATGGCTGCGCGACTTGGCTCTTAACCCGCTGATACGCCGATAGCGCCCGTTCGCGCGCCTCGCGGTGGCCGATAATCTTCTCAGGGTAGTTGTCAGGCCGGAACATCGGGCCGGGATCGTGAATTTCCGCATCGGGCAAATCAGCCAGCTCCGGCACCCATTCACGGATATAGCCCGCAGCATCGAATTTCTCCGACTGGCTGAGCGGTGCCATGATCCGCACGAACATATTGCTGTCGACGCCGGTGCCCGCGACCCATTGCCAGTTTGCACCGTTGCTGCCGTAATCGGCATCGACCAGCGTATCCCAGAACCAGCGCTCGCCGTGGGTCCAGTCGATCAGCAGATGTTTGATCAGAAAGCTGGCCGCGATCATGCGGACGCGGTTGTGCATCCAGCCCGTCGCCCACAATTGCCGCATTCCAGCATCGACGATGGGGTAGCCAGTGCGGCCAATTTGCCATGCCTTTATGTCGGCCTTTGCGTCTTCGCTGTCCGGATCACGCCATAAGTCGGGGCCATAGCCATCGCGGTACGGCTTCACCGGATAGTCGGGAAACTGGCTGATCACGTTCTGCGCATAATCGCGCCAGATCAGCTCCTTGCCATAGACATACCAGCCCTTGCCCCGCCGCCCCTTCAACGCATGCCAAATCTGCACCGGTGTGATTTCGCCGAAATG comes from Altererythrobacter sp. ZODW24 and encodes:
- a CDS encoding cyclopropane-fatty-acyl-phospholipid synthase family protein, producing the protein MTAQGVSRGGELIKGGRKFHFAPGMIARILAPGFHKLLDRIDAGLETGSILGHLPNGETRLLGGRAPGFDAEITLNDWRGLLRLATAGSVGWFQAWEAGEWETPDLVPVFAVFNANAASLGDAGRAKGFWRAGMRFAHWLNRNTHSGSERNINAHYDLGNDFYGEWLGDTMAYSSGMFADENTSLDASQLAKIAALADRLQIKRGDKVLEIGCGWGTLAAHLADDYGADVTAISLSDEQLAFARDHRASGDGAIDYRKQDYRDVTGQFDAIASSEMVEALGREYWPTFMDTIARCLKPGGRAAIQHISFRDDLFDVYASSADFIQAYVFPGGLLIRNSEFRELAEARGLRWSDQTDFGVHYAETLRIWREKFELAVGEGRLPAGFDEKFIRLWRYYLTYCEGGFRGGGIDVHQVTLIKE
- a CDS encoding serine hydrolase domain-containing protein, with product MKKSLSAAFACMLLAGCASVGMSDKPPGATERLPVDTVVLTEPVTERDPADLQVLFWNDAQRSARFRDMEAWFAGHEVPAAATVRELPQGAPLSAALQQKVTDFIKETNSSGVMILEDGKLRHSAYGLGFDKDQRWTSFSVAKSFTSTLLGAAVKDGKIASLQENVVKYVPELAGSAYDGVTIEQVATMTSGVQWNEDYGDPKSDVARMGEFVFTAKPGEDAIVNQLKELPRAYPAGEGFTYKTGETNLLGVIVERAVGMSLAEYSKSKIVDPAGFEGDMFWMTEPSGRNIGGCCLSLKLSDYARMGQFALEGGGEIVPEGWFAKAGDDQVKFGDSGYGYGYQWWTYPGDNYGAQGIFGQAISILPEKKLVAAAVGNWEGATSQANRRKWEALMSEIASAP